The following coding sequences are from one Mustela lutreola isolate mMusLut2 chromosome 5, mMusLut2.pri, whole genome shotgun sequence window:
- the LOC131832177 gene encoding protocadherin gamma-B5 isoform X25: protein MVPEAWRSGLQAPPNTDWRFSQAQRPGTSGSQNGDETGTWPNNQFDTEMLQAMILASASEAADGSSTLGGGAGTMGLSARYGPQFTLQHVPDYRQNVYIPGSNATLTNAAGKRDGKTPAGGNGNKKKSGKKEKK, encoded by the exons CAAGCCCCGCCCAACACGGACTGGCGATTCTCTCAGGCCCAGAGACCCGGCACCAGCGG CTCCCAGAATGGGGATGAGACTGGCACATGGCCCAACAACCAGTTTGATACGGAGATGCTGCAGGCCATGATCCTGGCCTCTGCCAGTG AAGCTGCTGATGGGAGCTCCACCCTGGGAGGAGGTGCTGGCACCATGGGCTTAAGTGCCCGCTATGGGCCTCAGTTTACCCTGCAGCACGTGCCCGACTATCGACAGAATGTCTACATCCCGGGCAGTAATGCCACACTGACCAATGCAGCTGGCAAGCGAGATGGCAAGACTCCTGCAGGTGGCAACGGCAACAAGAAGAAGTCTGGCAAAAAGGAGAAGAAGTAA
- the LOC131832177 gene encoding protocadherin gamma-B3 isoform X26, with amino-acid sequence MLRKQAPPNTDWRFSQAQRPGTSGSQNGDETGTWPNNQFDTEMLQAMILASASEAADGSSTLGGGAGTMGLSARYGPQFTLQHVPDYRQNVYIPGSNATLTNAAGKRDGKTPAGGNGNKKKSGKKEKK; translated from the exons CAAGCCCCGCCCAACACGGACTGGCGATTCTCTCAGGCCCAGAGACCCGGCACCAGCGG CTCCCAGAATGGGGATGAGACTGGCACATGGCCCAACAACCAGTTTGATACGGAGATGCTGCAGGCCATGATCCTGGCCTCTGCCAGTG AAGCTGCTGATGGGAGCTCCACCCTGGGAGGAGGTGCTGGCACCATGGGCTTAAGTGCCCGCTATGGGCCTCAGTTTACCCTGCAGCACGTGCCCGACTATCGACAGAATGTCTACATCCCGGGCAGTAATGCCACACTGACCAATGCAGCTGGCAAGCGAGATGGCAAGACTCCTGCAGGTGGCAACGGCAACAAGAAGAAGTCTGGCAAAAAGGAGAAGAAGTAA